From Dendropsophus ebraccatus isolate aDenEbr1 chromosome 10, aDenEbr1.pat, whole genome shotgun sequence:
AGCTGGTCTCGGCCCAAACGTAAAGTAACACAGGCATAAACAGCTGTCCCCTGCTCCTAACCACCACCAAATCCTATCACCCTCTACTCTTCCTCTGAATCTTGACTATTTTCCCACAAATTTTGTAAATTAACAGAAAGTAGGAAAAGATAACAGGGAGTACAAGTGCAAGATCAGACTACAGagggtttgttgtctgttaccatggaaacacataggcCTGCCCAGAAGCTGTAGCCTAGaaaatgtttaaattttttaaatgaagATTATTTGGAAAGttgctttatttttcattttagatGCACTGACCCAAATAAAAATTGTATGTACGTAGAATTTAATTTTATGCCTTTAAGattaaagccttaaaggggttatccaggcttagaataaTAAGGCTTTCTTCCACCGCTGTCCTTACTtatgtgtgggttttgcagcttagttccctGGAAGTGAATGAACTAAACTGTAATGCCATACAAAACCTGAGGAAAggcatggcgctgtttttgcaaaaaaagtattgtgtgtgaacatagccaaagacagtCTACAAACATGAGGACTGTTGGCTGCAGAAAGAATTTATTGCTCTGATTGGATTCTATAATATTTAACTTATTGGTGACATTTAGGATATATATGCTGAGAAATAACTGGGTATGCTACTAGACTATGAAGCCCAGTATGTCTGTATCTTGCAGCTGAAGCTTTGCAAACACTTGATAACTTGTTTTAGCCTGCCAATGGAATGATGAGCGATAACATTCTATAGCGGAGATAGAGGCGGGAGACGTTACACAGGGGGCGCGGAGGAGGGTGTGTGAAATTAAAGAGATAATACACCAGTTATACAGTTCATTAGTTTTGATtgcaaaaagaaaggaaaaaaacaacaacttatttTTACCTTATGCAGTCAGAATGTGTACGACACCACTCTATGTGAATTACAAAAAAGAGAACGACAGCACACctacaggggtgtagctatagaGGTTACACTACTGAGGCCTGGTACCGAGAGGGGATCCAAAAGCCCCTTTGCCACACGAGACCCAAATCACACAGGTATTATTAGTGGCCTATGGTAGTTGGGGAGAGGCATAAAAATAATAGCCATCTTGTTATCAGGAATAACTTTCATGAGGAGAAGAGAAATGTTACAGGATGCAAAAAAGTGGGTCAAGTAAGGGGAAGGACAAGGCTAAACCACTCCTTACCTTCTtcttgtcccggctgtgtttggCCAGACAGGACCTAGACAGAGCCAGGTAGCCCCCAATGACTTTGATCTCTTCTGCAGTTGGATAACGTTTCTTGCCAGACTCCGGCTTGCTACCCGGGGATTTAGTCTCTGTGACGGCATACCCATTCTCACACACGGCCACCTTTCGTGGGTTGACTGTAATTGTATTTCCTTTTCTCCTTTGCATAGCTTGATTTTCTCCCGTTGATCTTTTGATAGCCTGGAAGTTACTACCGACTTTGGAAGGACTGAGCCCGCTTTCCCCATCGTCTTCTGTTTTTCCAGCATTAACTTTGAAGGTTTCAGGCCTCGGCAAGACTGGAGAAACCTGGGCAGTCTGCTTTAATCTGGCTGGAGATGACGGGGATGCTGGGGATGCTGGACGCAGCTGGAAAGGAAAAGGCCTAACTTCTTCCGTCATGCTTTGCCTGGTGTTGAACCCACTCATGGCCGTGGGGGCCGCACAGGTTGAAGGCTCTGACGGCTCCGAGTCaacagaggaagaggaaggagtgaCGTAGGTAGAGAGAGTGGTTTCCTGAGTTAAAGTCTGGTTTCCCGTGGCAATAAGAAGGCAGGAAGGAGAAGGCGGAGCAGGGTTTGCAATACTCTGGACCTGGGTTTCAGGCTCCGCTATTACAGGAGAATTAGACAGTACAGTTTTGGTTGCTCCCTCTTCTCCATTTACCCGTTGTAAACATGGGTCAGTATTATCATCTTCAGTCCTTGAACCTCCAAATCGGCTAAGCAATCTGCTCACCCTCCCTTTAACATCAATGGATGGAGATTGGTGTTCCTCCAATGGGGCATCTTGCTCCTTCACGTCATTTGGTAGAGTTGTATCTCTGACTAGGTCATCTACCTTTGGAATACGTTGGACTGTTTGCTCAGTGGTAGACTTTGGTCTAGTGCAGGAATATTCCGGTATCCGTCTTTGTTTCTCCTGTTGGATAAATGGATTTTTTTGAACTGGCCCAATATTTTCTCTCAAGACCCGACtctctttttcctcttcttccgcaccaccaccagcacagatCTTCTCCTCTTGTTCTCCTTCGGTCTCAGTTTTGTTCTCCACCATAGAAGCCTCGGCCTTGGCTTTCCTTCGCAGAATGATCTCTCTCTTCCAGGGAGGCATCTTGGCAAGTCTTTCCTCttcttccctctctctcctcttcatctcttcttcttcttttctttttctctctagaAGATGGACTTTCCAGTCGGGAACCTCCATCATTATCGTATTGATGGATCCAAGTGTTGAGCTTGGATATTGACTCAAATTCCTAGGTTATTTTTCAGACGTCATAATCAATATATGCCAAGGAGGCATGGCGGAAGGAGAAAGCTAGCTTGGTTTACCGTAGTTGCCCGTTTCTGTGGAAATACAATACGATGTATTGATCAATGGTCAGATGAAAAGAAATATCAACATGAAACAAGAAACTCGAAAAGAACATTAGGAGGACAAGATATCGACAAATACTAAGGAGATGAAGTTAACTAATAATATGAAGCAAGTAAAGATAGGCACAGCGTTACATATTCAACCTTCTTATCTATGGTGGTCTCATTCATAGCCAACCCCCACAAATATAAAAATTACGTCTCATTCAACTATTGTCTAAAATTGAACCCACAAGAGCCTAAACGACATTAATAATGGGTTATTTTATGGTAATTGCCCGTCACCCACTCTACACCTGGCGCTCTATGGCATTGCTAATATGCATTTCACGATGATAATTACTGATCTATTCATCATGGGAAATAATAGTAAACAGCAAATTAAGAATTAGGGGGTTGTAATTCCAAAATTGTATGTACCAAGGCCAAATATTTTATCAGTTACAGAagcggaggagggggcacagtgtaaaCAGACTGTAGTGGGACGACACAGTCCAATCAGACAGTGGGAGAGCGAGAATAGAATTAACTGAGTGCAGTTCAATGAGACAGCCAAGTGCAATGGGACAATGGAAGgtagacaagggggggggggtaataatgcAAATGACAGCACGGTGCAAAGACAGCATAGTGCAATAAAACATGAGAAAAGACTACAGTGACAGTGAGAGAGTCAATA
This genomic window contains:
- the PPP1R18 gene encoding phostensin, with the translated sequence MMEVPDWKVHLLERKRKEEEEMKRREREEEERLAKMPPWKREIILRRKAKAEASMVENKTETEGEQEEKICAGGGAEEEEKESRVLRENIGPVQKNPFIQQEKQRRIPEYSCTRPKSTTEQTVQRIPKVDDLVRDTTLPNDVKEQDAPLEEHQSPSIDVKGRVSRLLSRFGGSRTEDDNTDPCLQRVNGEEGATKTVLSNSPVIAEPETQVQSIANPAPPSPSCLLIATGNQTLTQETTLSTYVTPSSSSVDSEPSEPSTCAAPTAMSGFNTRQSMTEEVRPFPFQLRPASPASPSSPARLKQTAQVSPVLPRPETFKVNAGKTEDDGESGLSPSKVGSNFQAIKRSTGENQAMQRRKGNTITVNPRKVAVCENGYAVTETKSPGSKPESGKKRYPTAEEIKVIGGYLALSRSCLAKHSRDKKKMNISFPEADLESTFEYPSESSMLAEYGPSDEPEVPVPPLAQPEDDEEEESALLGGILRRKALIVDESCKR